In Kineococcus sp. NBC_00420, a single genomic region encodes these proteins:
- the chvE gene encoding multiple monosaccharide ABC transporter substrate-binding protein: MKRRSALAVFGAGIAFTLAACGGGGAGTDTASGDGSSSAKPSDVTVGVSMPTQTSERWIADGNNVEAGLKKAGYKVDKQFANDDIPTQAQQIDQMITKGDKVLIIAAIDGTALTSQLTAAKAAGIKVISYDRLIRGSADVDFYVSFDNYKVGVQQGTSLLTGLGLLNADGTPGTATGPFNVELFAGSLDDNNAQFFWDGAIDTLQPFIDKGQIVVKSKQSKIDQAAILRWQQEVAQQRMENLLTSAYNDGSKVDGVLSPYDGISRGIITALQNAGYGSGDKKMPVITGQDAEIASVKLINDGVQYSTIFKDTRKLADEAVTAAGDILAGKEPTANDTKTYDNGVKVVPAFLLESQVVTKDNVKTALVDTKYYTQAEVDAGKAS, encoded by the coding sequence ATGAAACGCCGCAGTGCCCTTGCCGTCTTCGGCGCAGGAATCGCCTTCACCCTCGCCGCCTGTGGTGGTGGCGGTGCGGGCACCGACACCGCCAGCGGTGACGGCAGTTCCTCCGCCAAGCCCTCCGACGTCACCGTCGGCGTCTCGATGCCGACCCAGACCTCCGAGCGCTGGATCGCCGACGGCAACAACGTCGAGGCGGGCCTCAAGAAGGCCGGCTACAAGGTCGACAAGCAGTTCGCCAACGACGACATCCCGACGCAGGCGCAGCAGATCGACCAGATGATCACCAAGGGCGACAAGGTCCTCATCATCGCCGCCATCGACGGTACGGCGCTGACCAGCCAGCTCACCGCCGCCAAGGCCGCGGGCATCAAGGTCATCTCCTACGACCGCCTCATCCGCGGCTCGGCCGACGTCGACTTCTACGTGTCGTTCGACAACTACAAGGTCGGTGTGCAGCAGGGCACCTCGCTGCTGACCGGTCTCGGCCTGCTGAACGCCGACGGAACCCCCGGCACCGCCACCGGCCCGTTCAACGTGGAACTCTTCGCCGGTTCCCTGGACGACAACAACGCGCAGTTCTTCTGGGACGGTGCGATCGACACCCTGCAGCCCTTCATCGACAAGGGTCAGATCGTCGTCAAGTCGAAGCAGTCGAAGATCGACCAGGCCGCCATCCTCCGTTGGCAGCAGGAGGTCGCGCAGCAGCGCATGGAGAACCTCCTGACCTCCGCCTACAACGACGGCAGCAAGGTCGACGGCGTCCTCTCGCCCTACGACGGCATCTCCCGCGGCATCATCACCGCGCTGCAGAACGCCGGCTACGGCAGCGGCGACAAGAAGATGCCGGTCATCACCGGTCAGGACGCCGAGATCGCCTCCGTCAAGCTCATCAACGACGGCGTGCAGTACTCGACCATCTTCAAGGACACCCGCAAGCTCGCCGACGAGGCCGTCACCGCCGCCGGCGACATCCTCGCCGGCAAGGAGCCCACGGCGAACGACACCAAGACGTACGACAACGGCGTCAAGGTCGTCCCGGCCTTCCTGCTCGAGTCCCAGGTCGTCACCAAGGACAACGTGAAGACCGCCCTGGTCGACACCAAGTACTACACCCAGGCCGAGGTCGACGCCGGCAAGGCCAGCTGA
- the mmsA gene encoding multiple monosaccharide ABC transporter ATP-binding protein — MTDTTQASTSATRPTILEMRSITKTFPGVKALSDVSLSVRRGEVHAICGENGAGKSTLMKVLSGVYPYGTYEGEIHFDGKLSQFSGIADSEKTGIAIIHQELALVPYLSVAENMFLGNEIKGRGGLIDWNRTNGEASKLLARVGLDENPTTPIGQLGVGKQQLVEIAKAISKDVRLLILDEPTAALNDNDSAHLLDLLRQLREEGMTCIMISHKLNEIEAISDSVTIIRDGRTIETLDMRADAVTEDRIIRGMVGRDLDSRYPERESNPGEEVLRIEDWTVGHPVQDRLVVDHASLNVRAGEVVGIAGLMGAGRTELAMSVFGRSYGRYLGGQLFHRGKPFQTRNVGEAIKHGLAYATEDRKKYGLNLIDDIKRNVSAAALDKLATGGFVDANEEIKVAEDSKRSMNIKAPTVTALTGKLSGGNQQKVVLSKWIYSDPDVLILDEPTRGIDVGAKYEIYTIINRLVAAGKAVIVISSELPELLGICDRIYTLSAGRITGEVPIAEASQESLMVLMTKDRSLTTTPTPQEHTA, encoded by the coding sequence ATGACCGACACAACCCAGGCGTCGACTTCAGCGACGCGGCCCACCATCCTGGAGATGCGTTCCATCACCAAGACCTTCCCCGGGGTCAAGGCGCTGTCCGACGTCTCCCTGTCGGTCCGTCGCGGTGAGGTGCACGCCATCTGCGGCGAGAACGGCGCCGGGAAGTCGACGCTGATGAAGGTCCTCTCCGGGGTCTACCCCTACGGGACCTACGAGGGCGAGATCCACTTCGACGGCAAGCTCTCGCAGTTCTCGGGGATCGCCGACAGCGAGAAGACCGGCATCGCGATCATCCACCAGGAGCTCGCGCTGGTGCCCTACCTGTCGGTCGCCGAGAACATGTTCCTCGGCAACGAGATCAAGGGCCGCGGCGGTCTCATCGACTGGAACCGCACGAACGGCGAGGCGTCGAAGCTGCTGGCTCGCGTCGGGCTCGACGAGAACCCGACGACGCCGATCGGGCAGCTCGGCGTCGGCAAGCAGCAGCTGGTCGAGATCGCCAAGGCCATCAGCAAGGACGTCCGCCTGCTGATCCTGGACGAGCCGACCGCGGCGCTCAACGACAACGACTCCGCCCACCTCCTCGACCTGCTGCGCCAGCTGCGGGAGGAGGGGATGACCTGCATCATGATCTCGCACAAGCTGAACGAGATCGAGGCCATCTCGGACTCGGTGACGATCATCCGCGACGGTCGCACCATCGAGACCCTCGACATGCGCGCCGACGCCGTCACCGAGGACCGCATCATCCGCGGGATGGTCGGCCGTGACCTCGACAGCCGTTACCCCGAGCGCGAGTCGAACCCGGGCGAGGAGGTCCTCCGCATCGAGGACTGGACCGTCGGGCACCCCGTGCAGGACCGGTTGGTCGTCGACCACGCGAGCCTGAACGTGCGGGCCGGCGAGGTCGTGGGGATCGCCGGGCTGATGGGCGCCGGGCGCACCGAACTCGCGATGAGCGTCTTCGGTCGCAGCTACGGCCGCTACCTCGGTGGGCAGCTGTTCCACCGCGGCAAGCCCTTCCAGACCCGCAACGTCGGCGAGGCGATCAAGCACGGGCTCGCCTACGCCACCGAGGACCGCAAGAAGTACGGCCTCAACCTCATCGACGACATCAAGCGCAACGTCTCCGCGGCGGCCCTCGACAAACTCGCCACCGGCGGTTTCGTCGACGCCAACGAGGAGATCAAGGTCGCCGAGGACAGCAAGCGGAGCATGAACATCAAGGCTCCGACGGTGACGGCCCTGACCGGGAAGCTCTCCGGCGGGAACCAGCAGAAGGTCGTCCTGTCGAAGTGGATCTACTCCGACCCCGACGTGCTGATCCTCGACGAACCCACGCGCGGCATCGACGTCGGCGCGAAGTACGAGATCTACACGATCATCAACCGGCTGGTGGCCGCAGGCAAGGCCGTCATCGTCATCTCGTCCGAACTGCCCGAACTGCTGGGCATCTGCGACCGCATCTACACCCTCTCGGCCGGCCGGATCACCGGTGAGGTGCCGATCGCCGAGGCATCGCAGGAGAGCCTGATGGTCCTCATGACGAAGGACCGCTCGCTCACCACCACCCCCACCCCTCAGGAGCACACCGCATGA
- the mmsB gene encoding multiple monosaccharide ABC transporter permease, whose amino-acid sequence MSGTSTVKKATPPPAPKTGSANPLVAITANLRESGIYIAFVVVVALFWLITDNHLSLSPGNITNIILQYSYVLVLAIGMVIVIVAGHIDLSVGSVVALTGAVSAKLVIGDGHAWWVGILAALGVGILIGAWQGFWVAFVGIPAFIVTLAGMLLFRGFTLFVLDNVSLSPFPEQYGKVATGFINGLFGGYGYDAFTLFIGVVAVVAFAVGQFRTRLAKVRYQQVVEALPLFVLRIVLVALVVMAIAWKLAHSRGLPIVLIILAVLILAYSVIMKSTVFGRQVYAIGGNLAAAQLSGVNVRRVNFWIFVNMGFLAAVAGVIFSSRSNGAQPSAGVGFELDAIAAAFIGGAAVTGGIGKIQGAMIGGLLVGVISNGMQLLGLDQSLQSVIKGLVLLLAVAFDVYNKRRGGVR is encoded by the coding sequence ATGAGCGGCACCAGCACGGTCAAGAAGGCGACGCCGCCGCCGGCGCCGAAGACCGGTTCGGCCAACCCCCTCGTCGCCATCACGGCGAACCTGCGCGAGAGCGGCATCTACATCGCGTTCGTCGTGGTCGTGGCGCTGTTCTGGCTGATCACCGACAACCACCTGTCGCTCAGCCCGGGCAACATCACCAACATCATCCTGCAGTACTCCTACGTCCTGGTGCTGGCCATCGGGATGGTCATCGTCATCGTCGCCGGCCACATCGACCTCTCGGTCGGGTCTGTCGTCGCCCTCACGGGGGCGGTCTCGGCGAAACTGGTGATCGGTGACGGTCACGCGTGGTGGGTCGGCATCCTCGCCGCCCTCGGGGTCGGGATCCTCATCGGTGCCTGGCAGGGTTTCTGGGTCGCCTTCGTCGGCATCCCCGCCTTCATCGTCACGCTGGCCGGGATGCTGCTGTTCCGCGGTTTCACGCTGTTCGTGCTGGACAACGTCTCGCTCTCGCCCTTCCCCGAGCAGTACGGCAAGGTCGCGACCGGGTTCATCAACGGTCTGTTCGGCGGGTACGGCTACGACGCGTTCACCCTCTTCATCGGGGTCGTCGCGGTCGTCGCCTTCGCCGTGGGTCAGTTCCGCACCCGGTTGGCCAAGGTCCGCTACCAGCAGGTCGTCGAGGCGCTCCCGCTGTTCGTGCTGCGCATCGTCCTGGTGGCGCTCGTGGTCATGGCCATCGCGTGGAAGCTCGCGCACAGCCGTGGTCTGCCGATCGTCCTCATCATCCTGGCCGTCCTGATCCTGGCCTACTCCGTGATCATGAAGAGCACGGTGTTCGGTCGTCAGGTGTACGCCATCGGCGGGAACCTCGCTGCGGCGCAGCTGTCCGGCGTGAACGTCCGTCGGGTGAACTTCTGGATCTTCGTCAACATGGGCTTCCTGGCCGCGGTCGCGGGGGTCATCTTCTCCTCGCGGTCCAACGGAGCCCAGCCGAGCGCCGGCGTCGGCTTCGAGCTCGACGCGATCGCCGCGGCCTTCATCGGCGGCGCGGCCGTCACCGGCGGCATCGGCAAGATCCAGGGCGCCATGATCGGTGGTCTGCTCGTCGGCGTGATCTCCAACGGCATGCAGCTGCTGGGCCTCGACCAGTCCCTGCAGTCGGTCATCAAGGGCCTCGTGCTGCTCCTCGCTGTCGCGTTCGACGTCTACAACAAGCGTCGCGGTGGGGTGCGCTGA
- the coaE gene encoding dephospho-CoA kinase, whose protein sequence is MLRVGLTGGIGAGKSTGSRSLAALGAVIVDADLLAREVVAPGTPGLASIVEHFGTGVLGAEGDLDRPSLGRIVFQDAQARTVLNGIVHPLVAARRAELAAAAPTDAIVVEDVPLLVETGAAPGFPLVVVVEADAPERLRRLVEDRGMSPEDARARLAAQASDDERRAVADVLLANPRRPAGAPDPLAGLVETLWRERLLPFEADLRARRSAARGPVALVDPDPGWAAAGARTCARVSRVAGARALDVQHTGSTAVPGLVAKDVIDVQVVVADLETAAAVAEDLLAVGLVREPGRWWDRLPGGGEVDKALASNADPGRAVNCHVRPVSSPAVAHALAFRDALRADAGLRERYVALKRALAASTGDTEAYAAGKSAFVDEVLAQR, encoded by the coding sequence GTGCTGAGAGTGGGCCTCACCGGGGGCATCGGGGCGGGCAAGTCGACCGGGTCGCGGTCGCTGGCGGCCCTGGGTGCCGTCATCGTCGACGCCGACCTGCTGGCCCGGGAGGTCGTCGCCCCCGGAACACCGGGTCTGGCCTCGATCGTCGAGCACTTCGGGACCGGGGTCCTGGGGGCGGAGGGTGACCTCGACCGTCCGTCGTTGGGGCGCATCGTGTTCCAGGACGCGCAGGCCCGGACGGTGCTGAACGGCATCGTGCACCCGTTGGTCGCGGCCCGGCGGGCCGAGCTGGCCGCCGCCGCGCCGACCGACGCGATCGTCGTCGAGGACGTCCCGCTCCTCGTGGAGACCGGTGCGGCGCCCGGTTTCCCGCTGGTCGTCGTCGTCGAGGCGGACGCGCCGGAGCGGCTGCGCCGGCTCGTCGAGGACCGCGGGATGAGTCCGGAGGACGCCCGCGCCCGGCTCGCGGCCCAGGCGAGCGACGACGAGCGCCGGGCCGTCGCCGACGTCCTGCTGGCGAACCCGCGCCGCCCCGCGGGAGCACCGGACCCCCTCGCGGGGCTCGTCGAGACCCTCTGGCGGGAGCGGCTGCTCCCCTTCGAGGCCGACCTCCGCGCCCGCCGGTCCGCCGCCCGCGGGCCGGTGGCGCTCGTGGACCCCGACCCGGGCTGGGCGGCCGCCGGCGCGCGCACCTGCGCGCGGGTGTCCCGGGTGGCGGGGGCGCGGGCCCTCGACGTGCAGCACACCGGCTCCACCGCCGTCCCCGGGCTGGTGGCGAAGGACGTGATCGACGTGCAGGTCGTGGTGGCCGACCTCGAGACGGCGGCCGCGGTGGCCGAGGACCTGCTCGCCGTCGGGCTGGTCCGCGAGCCCGGGCGCTGGTGGGACCGGTTGCCCGGCGGGGGCGAGGTGGACAAGGCCCTGGCCTCCAACGCCGATCCCGGCCGGGCCGTCAACTGCCACGTCCGCCCGGTCTCCTCGCCCGCCGTCGCGCACGCGCTGGCCTTCCGGGACGCGCTCCGGGCCGACGCCGGGCTGCGCGAGCGCTACGTCGCGCTCAAACGGGCCCTCGCAGCGTCCACCGGCGACACCGAGGCCTACGCCGCCGGCAAGTCCGCCTTCGTCGACGAGGTGCTCGCGCAGCGCTGA
- the uvrB gene encoding excinuclease ABC subunit UvrB gives MRPTTDIERRVAPFEVVSEFSPSGDQPAAIAELAKRVNAGEQDVVLLGATGTGKSATTAWLIEQVQRPTLVMAPNKTLAAQLANEFRELLPNNAVEYFVSYYDYYQPEAYVPQSDTYIEKDSSVNDEVERLRHSATNSLLTRRDVIVVASVSCIYGLGTPQEYVDRMVPLKVGDTIERDDLLRKFIVEQYTRNDLAFTRGTFRVRGDTVEIIPVYEEHAIRIEFFGDEIDKLYTLNPLNGEVLREEEHVYIFPASHYVAGPERLERAIGTIEAELTERLAELEQQGKLLEAQRLRMRTTYDIEMLRQVGSCSGVENYSRHFDNRAPGSASNTLLDYFPEDFLLVIDESHVTVPQIGGMFEGDMSRKRTLVDFGFRLPSAMDNRPLRWEEFLERTGQTVYLSATPGQYELSRGKGVVEQIIRPTGLIDPQVVVKPTKGQIDDLLHEIRLRTDKDERVLVTTLTKKMAEDLTDYFLDQGVRVRYLHSDIDTLRRVELLRELRQGEYDVLVGINLLREGLDLPEVSLVAILDADKEGFLRSATSLIQTIGRAARNVSGEVHMYADRITASMEQAIEETNRRREKQVAYNLERGVDPQPLRKRIADITDLIAREDADTADLLAAASQGGSGRSQSRGKAPTPAKGKGRKTAQGETAAPRPGMAQADLAQLIQELSDQMHGAAAELQFELAARLRDEVGDLKKELRGMQAAQGA, from the coding sequence ATGCGGCCGACGACAGACATCGAGCGCCGGGTGGCGCCCTTCGAGGTGGTCTCCGAGTTCTCACCCTCGGGCGACCAGCCCGCGGCCATCGCGGAGCTCGCGAAGCGGGTGAACGCGGGGGAGCAGGACGTCGTGCTCCTCGGCGCGACGGGTACCGGCAAGTCGGCGACGACGGCCTGGCTCATCGAGCAGGTCCAGCGGCCCACCCTGGTGATGGCCCCCAACAAGACCCTCGCGGCGCAGCTGGCCAACGAGTTCCGCGAACTCCTGCCCAACAACGCGGTCGAGTACTTCGTCTCCTACTACGACTACTACCAGCCCGAGGCCTACGTCCCGCAGTCGGACACCTACATCGAGAAGGACTCCTCGGTCAACGACGAGGTCGAACGGCTGCGGCACTCGGCCACCAACTCGCTGCTGACGCGGCGCGACGTCATCGTCGTGGCGTCGGTGTCGTGCATCTACGGGCTGGGTACCCCGCAGGAGTACGTCGACCGCATGGTCCCGCTCAAGGTCGGCGACACCATCGAGCGCGACGACCTGCTGCGCAAGTTCATCGTTGAGCAGTACACCCGCAACGACCTCGCCTTCACCCGGGGCACCTTCCGCGTCCGCGGGGACACCGTGGAGATCATCCCGGTGTACGAGGAGCACGCGATCCGCATCGAGTTCTTCGGCGACGAGATCGACAAGCTCTACACGCTGAACCCCCTCAACGGGGAGGTCCTGCGCGAGGAGGAGCACGTCTACATCTTCCCCGCCTCGCACTACGTGGCCGGTCCCGAACGGCTGGAACGCGCCATCGGGACGATCGAGGCCGAACTCACCGAACGCCTCGCCGAACTCGAGCAGCAGGGCAAGCTGCTCGAGGCGCAGCGGCTGCGCATGCGCACCACCTACGACATCGAGATGCTGCGCCAGGTCGGTTCCTGCTCCGGGGTGGAGAACTACTCCCGCCACTTCGACAACCGGGCCCCCGGGTCGGCGTCGAACACCCTGCTGGACTACTTCCCCGAGGACTTCCTCCTCGTCATCGACGAGTCGCACGTCACCGTCCCCCAGATCGGGGGGATGTTCGAGGGGGACATGTCCCGCAAGCGGACCCTCGTCGACTTCGGGTTCCGCCTGCCCAGCGCCATGGACAACCGGCCGTTGCGCTGGGAGGAGTTCCTCGAGCGCACCGGGCAGACGGTCTACCTCTCGGCCACCCCGGGGCAGTACGAACTCTCCCGCGGGAAGGGCGTCGTCGAGCAGATCATCCGCCCGACGGGACTCATCGACCCGCAGGTCGTGGTCAAACCCACCAAGGGCCAGATCGACGACCTGCTGCACGAGATCCGGCTGCGCACCGACAAGGACGAGCGCGTCCTGGTGACGACGCTGACGAAGAAGATGGCCGAGGACCTCACCGACTACTTCCTCGACCAGGGCGTCCGGGTCCGCTACCTGCACTCCGACATCGACACCCTGCGCCGGGTGGAACTGCTGCGGGAGCTGCGTCAGGGCGAGTACGACGTCCTCGTCGGGATCAACCTGCTGCGCGAGGGCCTCGACCTGCCCGAGGTGTCCCTGGTGGCGATCCTCGACGCCGACAAGGAGGGGTTCCTCCGCTCGGCCACCTCGCTGATCCAGACGATCGGGCGCGCCGCCCGCAACGTGTCGGGCGAGGTCCACATGTACGCCGACCGCATCACCGCCTCGATGGAGCAGGCGATCGAGGAGACGAACCGGCGCCGCGAGAAGCAGGTCGCCTACAACCTCGAGCGTGGGGTCGACCCGCAGCCGCTGCGCAAGCGCATCGCCGACATCACCGACCTCATCGCCCGCGAGGACGCCGACACCGCCGACCTCCTCGCCGCTGCGAGCCAGGGCGGCAGCGGACGGTCGCAGTCGCGGGGGAAGGCCCCGACCCCGGCGAAGGGCAAGGGCCGCAAGACCGCGCAGGGCGAGACGGCGGCCCCGCGCCCGGGCATGGCCCAGGCCGACCTCGCCCAGCTCATCCAGGAACTCTCCGACCAGATGCACGGTGCCGCCGCGGAACTGCAGTTCGAGCTCGCGGCCCGGCTGCGGGACGAGGTCGGGGACCTGAAGAAGGAACTGCGGGGGATGCAGGCGGCTCAGGGCGCCTGA
- a CDS encoding DNA polymerase ligase N-terminal domain-containing protein: MTRRPAFVLHEHRRPRRHHDLRLEEDGVLRSWALPKGLPTSPAADRLAIAVPDHDLAHLTYTDEDKAIADTGWWELLDRTGRRTLFALHGRGGTRRYALIRTGGPKPENLLLHLTKDQGQAP; this comes from the coding sequence GTGACGCGGCGGCCGGCCTTCGTCCTGCACGAGCACCGCAGACCCCGTCGCCACCACGACCTCCGCCTGGAGGAGGACGGGGTGCTGCGCTCGTGGGCGCTGCCGAAGGGGCTGCCGACGTCGCCGGCCGCCGACCGGCTGGCGATCGCCGTTCCCGACCACGACCTGGCCCACCTCACCTACACCGACGAGGACAAGGCCATCGCCGACACCGGCTGGTGGGAACTGCTGGACCGCACCGGGCGCCGCACCCTCTTCGCCCTGCACGGGCGCGGGGGGACCCGCCGGTACGCGCTGATCCGCACCGGCGGCCCGAAGCCGGAGAACCTCCTGCTGCACCTCACGAAGGACCAGGGTCAGGCGCCCTGA
- a CDS encoding MarR family winged helix-turn-helix transcriptional regulator, with the protein MAPSGTLIEVQSTTASQDAEPGPVAGEGTRWLDDDEQVTWRTFLSTMQLLLDRFDRQLQQDSGIVLTYYEMLVRLSEAPDRSLRMSELAESSLSSRSRVSHAVARMEERGWVRREACPTDGRGYLAVLTDEGFAALAQAAPGHVETVRRDLFDQLSPTQLEQLRGIGETLMAHLTETGSVSPVPGLPGAS; encoded by the coding sequence ATGGCACCATCCGGCACGCTGATCGAGGTCCAGAGCACCACCGCGTCGCAGGACGCCGAACCGGGCCCGGTGGCGGGCGAGGGCACCCGGTGGCTGGACGACGACGAGCAGGTGACCTGGCGGACGTTCCTGTCGACCATGCAGCTGCTGCTGGACCGCTTCGACCGGCAGCTGCAGCAGGACTCCGGGATCGTCCTCACGTACTACGAGATGCTCGTGCGCCTCTCGGAGGCCCCGGACCGCTCGCTGCGCATGAGCGAGCTCGCGGAGTCCTCGTTGTCCTCCCGCAGCCGCGTCTCGCACGCCGTGGCCCGGATGGAGGAACGGGGCTGGGTCCGTCGCGAAGCCTGCCCCACCGACGGCCGGGGATACCTCGCCGTCCTCACCGACGAGGGTTTCGCCGCCCTCGCCCAGGCCGCTCCGGGCCACGTGGAGACCGTGCGGCGTGATCTCTTCGACCAGCTCTCCCCGACCCAGCTCGAGCAGTTGCGCGGGATCGGCGAGACGCTGATGGCCCACCTCACCGAGACCGGCAGCGTCTCCCCCGTCCCGGGCCTGCCCGGCGCGTCCTGA